From a single Streptomyces misionensis genomic region:
- the serS gene encoding serine--tRNA ligase, translating into MIDLRLLREDPDRVRASQRARGEDVALVDSLLSADERRRSSGVRFDELRAEQKQLGKQIPKATGDEKAELLKRAEQLKADVKAADAERDAADAETQELLLRLGNLVHPDVPVGGEEDFVTLETHGTIRDFGAEGFEPKDHLELGQRLGAIDVERGAKVSGSRFYFLTGVGALLELALVNAAMAQATAAGFTPMLTPALVRPQSMAGTGFLGQAAQDVYHLDKDDLYLVGTSEVALAAYHMDEIIDADKLPLRYAGFSPCFRREAGSHGKDTRGIFRVHQFDKVEMFSYVAPEDSQAEHQRLLDWEKQWLTSLELPFRVIDVASGDLGSSAARKFDCEAWIPTQGKYRELTSTSDCTEFQSRRLSIRVRDGKQVKPLATLNGTLCAVPRTIVAILENHQQADGSVRVPEVLRPYLGGREVLEPVAK; encoded by the coding sequence GTGATTGACCTTCGCCTGCTCCGTGAGGACCCCGACCGTGTGCGCGCGTCCCAGCGCGCCCGTGGAGAGGACGTCGCGCTCGTCGACTCCCTCCTGTCTGCCGACGAGCGGCGCAGGTCCTCCGGCGTCCGCTTCGACGAACTGCGCGCCGAGCAGAAGCAGCTCGGCAAGCAGATCCCCAAGGCCACCGGTGACGAGAAGGCCGAACTGCTCAAGCGCGCCGAGCAGCTGAAGGCCGACGTCAAGGCCGCCGACGCCGAGCGCGACGCGGCCGACGCCGAGACCCAGGAGCTGCTGCTCCGGCTCGGCAACCTCGTCCACCCCGACGTCCCGGTCGGCGGCGAGGAGGACTTCGTCACCCTGGAGACGCACGGCACCATCCGCGACTTCGGCGCCGAGGGCTTCGAGCCCAAGGACCACCTGGAGCTGGGCCAGCGGCTCGGCGCGATCGACGTCGAGCGCGGCGCCAAGGTCTCCGGCTCCCGCTTCTACTTCCTCACCGGCGTCGGCGCCCTGCTGGAGCTGGCCCTGGTGAACGCGGCGATGGCCCAGGCCACCGCGGCCGGCTTCACCCCGATGCTCACCCCGGCGCTGGTCCGCCCGCAGTCCATGGCCGGCACCGGCTTCCTCGGCCAGGCCGCGCAGGACGTCTACCACCTGGACAAGGACGACCTGTACCTGGTCGGCACCTCCGAGGTGGCGCTCGCGGCCTACCACATGGACGAGATCATCGACGCCGACAAGCTGCCGCTGCGGTACGCGGGCTTCTCGCCCTGCTTCCGCCGCGAGGCCGGCTCGCACGGCAAGGACACCCGGGGCATCTTCCGCGTCCACCAGTTCGACAAGGTCGAGATGTTCTCGTACGTCGCCCCGGAGGACTCCCAGGCGGAGCACCAGCGCCTGCTGGACTGGGAGAAGCAGTGGCTGACCTCGCTGGAGCTGCCGTTCCGGGTGATCGACGTCGCCTCCGGTGACCTCGGCTCCTCGGCCGCCCGCAAGTTCGACTGCGAGGCGTGGATCCCGACCCAGGGCAAGTACCGCGAGCTGACCTCGACCTCGGACTGCACCGAGTTCCAGTCCCGCCGGCTGTCCATCCGGGTCCGCGACGGCAAGCAGGTCAAGCCGCTCGCCACGCTCAACGGCACGCTGTGCGCCGTACCGCGCACCATCGTGGCGATCCTGGAGAACCACCAGCAGGCCGACGGCTCCGTCCGGGTCCCCGAGGTGCTGCGCCCCTACCTGGGCGGCCGGGAGGTCCTGGAGCCGGTGGCCAAGTGA
- the pheA gene encoding prephenate dehydratase, with protein MPASYAYLGPEGTFTEVALRTLPEAATRELTPYVSVQSALDAVRAGEAEAAFVPIENSVEGGITATLDGLVAGEPLTIYREVLLSITFALLVRPGTQLADIKTVSAHPAAQPQVRNWLKANLPDAVWESAASNADAARLVQEGRYDAAFAGEFAAARYGLEALETGIHDAENAQTRFVLVGRPARPAARTGADKTSVVLWQRADHPGGLRDLLGEFASRGINLMLLQSRPTGAGIGNYCFCVDAEGHISDRRMAEALTGLKRICRDVRFLGSYPRADMEPGEAGPAQTGTSDEEFMRAADWVARCQDGRF; from the coding sequence ATGCCAGCGAGCTATGCGTATCTCGGCCCGGAGGGCACCTTCACCGAGGTGGCCCTGCGGACGCTGCCGGAGGCGGCCACCCGGGAGCTGACCCCGTACGTGTCGGTGCAGTCCGCGCTGGACGCGGTGCGGGCCGGCGAGGCCGAGGCGGCGTTCGTGCCGATCGAGAACTCGGTCGAGGGCGGCATCACCGCCACCCTGGACGGTCTGGTCGCGGGCGAGCCGCTGACGATCTACCGCGAGGTGCTGCTCTCCATCACCTTCGCGCTGCTGGTCCGGCCGGGTACGCAGCTCGCGGACATCAAGACGGTCTCCGCCCACCCCGCGGCCCAGCCGCAGGTGCGCAACTGGCTCAAGGCCAACCTCCCGGACGCCGTCTGGGAGTCGGCGGCCTCCAACGCGGACGCCGCCCGGCTGGTCCAGGAGGGCCGCTACGACGCCGCCTTCGCCGGCGAGTTCGCCGCCGCCCGGTACGGCCTCGAGGCCCTGGAGACCGGGATCCACGACGCGGAGAACGCGCAGACCCGGTTCGTGCTGGTCGGCCGCCCGGCCCGGCCCGCCGCCCGGACCGGCGCCGACAAGACCTCGGTGGTGCTCTGGCAGCGCGCCGACCACCCCGGCGGACTGCGCGACCTGCTCGGCGAGTTCGCCTCGCGCGGCATCAACCTGATGCTGCTCCAGTCCCGGCCGACCGGCGCCGGGATCGGCAACTACTGCTTCTGCGTGGACGCCGAGGGCCACATCTCGGACCGGCGGATGGCGGAGGCGCTGACCGGCCTGAAGCGGATCTGCCGCGATGTGCGCTTCCTCGGCTCGTACCCGCGCGCCGACATGGAGCCGGGGGAGGCCGGGCCCGCGCAGACCGGGACCTCGGACGAGGAGTTCATGCGAGCGGCGGACTGGGTGGCGCGCTGCCAGGACGGTCGCTTCTAG
- a CDS encoding copper chaperone PCu(A)C gives MSRRPAVLATAAALAGALTLVGCSKPAPAKAELSVSGSYMPQPVSADMAAGFLTITNKGAAKDELTSVTSAAAGRITMHSTVGGEMREKSSFPIPAHGRLVFKSGGNHLMFEQLRHQPKQGQTVTLKLTFATSAPLTVRMPVESATYHPSTGH, from the coding sequence GTGAGCCGTCGCCCCGCGGTGCTCGCCACGGCCGCCGCGCTCGCCGGCGCGCTCACCCTCGTGGGCTGCTCGAAGCCGGCGCCGGCGAAGGCCGAGCTGTCGGTGAGCGGGTCGTACATGCCGCAGCCGGTCTCCGCCGACATGGCCGCCGGCTTCCTGACGATCACCAACAAGGGCGCCGCGAAGGACGAACTGACCTCGGTGACCAGTGCCGCCGCCGGTCGGATCACCATGCACAGCACCGTGGGCGGCGAGATGCGGGAGAAGTCCTCCTTCCCCATACCCGCCCACGGCCGGCTCGTCTTCAAGAGCGGTGGCAACCACTTGATGTTCGAGCAGCTCCGGCACCAGCCGAAGCAGGGCCAGACGGTCACCCTGAAGCTCACCTTCGCCACGTCCGCGCCGCTCACGGTCCGGATGCCGGTGGAGTCCGCCACGTACCACCCGTCGACCGGCCACTGA
- a CDS encoding YcnI family protein, with protein MQAFPIASLATRRTAARLAAGAAVAGTAVLALSAPAFAHVTVQPEGAAAKGGYAVVDFKVPNERDDASTTKVEVSLPADHPLASVMAEPVPGWHVQVTKAKLAKPLTVHGETIDQAVTKVTWTADGKGIEPGYFQKFPLSVGALPDNTDQLVFKALQTYSDKQVVRWIEVPRPGQDEPQNPAPVLQLTAPAGEHGTASAAADKTDGTAATGSGGGSDTTARVLGVAGIVVGAAGVAYGVFAGRRRTA; from the coding sequence ATGCAGGCTTTCCCCATCGCGTCCCTCGCGACCCGTCGTACCGCCGCCCGGCTCGCCGCGGGTGCCGCCGTCGCCGGCACCGCCGTGCTCGCCCTGTCCGCACCCGCCTTCGCGCACGTGACCGTGCAGCCCGAGGGCGCCGCGGCCAAGGGCGGCTACGCGGTCGTCGACTTCAAGGTCCCCAACGAGCGGGACGACGCCTCGACCACCAAGGTCGAGGTCAGTCTCCCGGCCGACCACCCGCTGGCCTCCGTGATGGCCGAGCCGGTGCCGGGCTGGCACGTCCAGGTCACCAAGGCCAAGCTGGCCAAGCCGCTGACCGTGCACGGCGAGACGATCGACCAGGCCGTCACCAAGGTCACCTGGACCGCCGACGGCAAGGGCATCGAGCCCGGCTACTTCCAGAAGTTCCCGCTCTCCGTCGGCGCCCTGCCCGACAACACCGACCAGCTGGTGTTCAAGGCGCTCCAGACGTACTCCGACAAGCAGGTCGTGCGCTGGATCGAGGTACCGCGGCCCGGCCAGGACGAGCCGCAGAACCCCGCCCCGGTGCTCCAGCTGACCGCCCCGGCCGGCGAGCACGGCACGGCGAGCGCCGCCGCCGACAAGACCGACGGCACCGCCGCCACCGGCTCCGGCGGCGGCAGTGACACCACCGCCCGGGTGCTCGGCGTGGCCGGCATCGTCGTCGGCGCCGCGGGCGTGGCCTACGGCGTCTTCGCCGGACGCCGCCGCACCGCCTGA
- a CDS encoding copper resistance CopC/CopD family protein produces the protein MTRTITPRLRNLLLLLLAVTGTLLAGAGPASAHAALTGSDPAQGVVVAQPPARVSLTFSEKVAMNEGSLRVLDPKGRPVQTGAPANVRGTTYAVNLESGLGQGTYTVTYQVVSADSHPVAGAYTFSVGAPSKTVVPDAATAVGGGIVGGLYAFGRYVSYAGFIVLAGGTAFVLVCWRRGAGVRALQRLVVGGWLALTAATLWLLLLRGSYTTTGKLADVFDLGLLGQVLQTKPGAALVSRLLLLAAAALFIAVLFGSYQRREEGAEKRDLTFGLGIGGVVVAAGLATSWAVSEHASVGLQPGIAMPVDVVHLLAVAAWLGGLTALLVALYRAPAGMPVEAAAVRRFSRLAFGSVLVLVVTGVYQSWRQLGSWSAFTGTRYGQLLLAKIALVALMVGIASASRRWTGRLTDRAAGGAAAEEAETEKESVAASTAAGQDANVAEDHPADPGDARRAAQLARQRAAMDTARRKRLRDGDTGRHGLRRSVLAEAAVAVVLLAVTTALTQTESGRTEQEARAATSAGTATTAPNGSLTLPFDTGGADGKGVVSLDLDPARAGTNQLHLFVRKPDGRPFDVPEVKVALTLEAKKIGPLAVTAEHITTGHWSADSVQIPMAGDWKVAVTVRTSDIDEVTVSKNAQIG, from the coding sequence GTGACCCGGACCATCACCCCCCGACTGCGGAACCTGTTGCTGCTGCTCCTCGCCGTCACCGGCACGCTGCTCGCGGGGGCCGGCCCGGCCTCCGCGCACGCGGCGCTGACCGGCAGCGACCCCGCGCAGGGGGTGGTGGTCGCACAGCCGCCCGCCCGGGTGTCGCTCACCTTCTCCGAGAAGGTGGCGATGAACGAGGGCTCCCTGCGGGTCCTCGACCCCAAGGGCAGACCGGTGCAGACCGGCGCGCCCGCCAACGTGCGCGGCACGACCTACGCCGTGAACCTCGAAAGCGGCCTGGGCCAGGGCACCTACACGGTCACCTACCAGGTCGTCTCCGCCGACAGCCACCCCGTGGCCGGCGCCTACACCTTCTCCGTCGGGGCACCCTCGAAGACCGTGGTCCCCGACGCCGCGACGGCCGTGGGCGGCGGGATCGTCGGCGGCCTCTACGCCTTCGGGCGGTACGTGTCGTACGCCGGCTTCATCGTGCTCGCGGGCGGTACCGCCTTCGTACTGGTCTGCTGGCGGCGCGGCGCGGGCGTTCGGGCCCTGCAACGGCTGGTGGTCGGCGGCTGGCTGGCGCTGACCGCGGCCACCCTGTGGCTGCTGCTGCTGCGCGGCTCCTACACCACCACCGGCAAGCTCGCCGACGTCTTCGATCTCGGACTGCTCGGCCAGGTGCTCCAGACCAAGCCGGGCGCCGCGCTGGTCTCCCGGCTGCTCCTGCTCGCCGCCGCCGCGCTGTTCATCGCCGTGCTCTTCGGCTCCTACCAGCGGCGCGAGGAGGGCGCGGAGAAGCGGGACCTGACCTTCGGGCTGGGGATCGGGGGCGTGGTCGTGGCGGCCGGACTCGCGACCAGCTGGGCGGTGTCCGAGCACGCCTCGGTGGGGCTCCAGCCGGGCATCGCCATGCCGGTCGACGTCGTCCACCTGCTCGCCGTCGCCGCCTGGCTGGGCGGGCTCACCGCGCTCCTGGTCGCCCTGTACCGGGCGCCCGCCGGGATGCCGGTCGAGGCCGCGGCCGTGCGGCGCTTCTCCCGGCTGGCCTTCGGCTCCGTCCTCGTCCTCGTCGTCACCGGCGTCTACCAGTCCTGGCGCCAGCTCGGCTCCTGGTCCGCCTTCACCGGCACCCGCTACGGTCAGCTGCTGCTGGCCAAGATCGCCCTGGTGGCGCTCATGGTCGGCATCGCCTCGGCGTCCCGGCGCTGGACCGGACGGCTCACCGACCGGGCCGCGGGCGGCGCGGCGGCCGAGGAGGCGGAGACCGAGAAGGAGAGCGTCGCCGCCTCGACGGCCGCCGGACAGGACGCGAACGTGGCGGAGGACCACCCGGCGGACCCCGGCGACGCCCGGCGCGCCGCCCAGCTCGCCCGGCAGCGGGCCGCGATGGACACCGCCCGGCGCAAGCGGCTGCGCGACGGGGACACGGGACGCCACGGGCTGCGCCGCTCGGTGCTCGCCGAGGCCGCCGTCGCCGTCGTCCTGCTCGCCGTCACCACCGCGCTGACGCAGACCGAGTCCGGCCGCACCGAGCAGGAGGCCAGGGCCGCCACCTCGGCCGGCACCGCCACGACGGCCCCGAACGGCTCCCTGACCCTGCCCTTCGACACGGGCGGCGCCGACGGCAAGGGCGTGGTCTCCCTCGACCTCGACCCCGCCCGCGCGGGCACCAACCAGCTGCACCTCTTCGTCCGCAAGCCCGACGGCCGCCCCTTCGACGTCCCCGAGGTGAAGGTCGCCCTCACCCTGGAGGCGAAGAAGATCGGCCCGCTCGCCGTGACCGCCGAGCACATCACCACCGGTCACTGGTCCGCGGACTCGGTGCAGATCCCGATGGCCGGCGACTGGAAGGTCGCCGTCACCGTACGCACCTCCGACATCGACGAAGTGACCGTCTCCAAGAACGCGCAGATCGGCTGA
- a CDS encoding GNAT family N-acetyltransferase: protein MQTDDGELTAGVKLRLLTAGDAEALAAAYTANRAHLAPWDPVRPEAFFTPEGQRQRIHGLLRQHAEDSLVPWVFEEADGRIVGAITLTGISRGPFCSAHLGYWVAADRQGRGLAGAAVARVCALARDEVGLHRIEASTLVENAGSQRVLAKSGFQEIGTAPDYLHINGRWRDCRLFQRILHDRDPAF, encoded by the coding sequence ATGCAGACCGACGACGGGGAACTGACGGCCGGGGTGAAACTCCGGCTGCTCACGGCCGGGGACGCGGAGGCGCTGGCGGCCGCGTACACCGCCAACCGCGCCCACCTGGCGCCATGGGATCCGGTGCGTCCGGAGGCCTTCTTCACCCCCGAGGGCCAGCGGCAGCGGATCCACGGGCTGCTGCGGCAGCACGCCGAGGACTCGTTGGTGCCCTGGGTGTTCGAGGAGGCGGACGGGCGGATCGTCGGGGCCATCACCCTGACGGGGATCTCCCGGGGGCCCTTCTGCAGCGCGCACCTGGGCTACTGGGTCGCCGCCGACCGGCAGGGCCGGGGGCTGGCCGGCGCGGCCGTGGCGCGGGTGTGCGCGCTCGCCCGGGACGAGGTGGGGCTGCACCGCATCGAGGCGTCCACGCTGGTGGAGAACGCCGGATCGCAGCGGGTGCTGGCGAAGTCCGGGTTCCAGGAGATCGGCACGGCCCCCGACTACCTGCACATCAACGGCCGGTGGCGCGACTGCCGGCTCTTCCAGCGGATCCTGCACGACAGGGATCCCGCGTTCTAG
- the efeB gene encoding iron uptake transporter deferrochelatase/peroxidase subunit, giving the protein MTEQSIPAARTPEAPANAARAEAGGVSRRTLLGTAGATGLVLGAAGGAIGRATAPAQATPLTSVGSDRAMFHGKHQPGITEGLQACGHLVAFDLVAGAGRTEAAALLRRWSATAERLMAGEPAPHDDTAVARDAGPSSLTVTFGFGHDFFSRTGLEKQRPTALDPLPAFSSDRLDKARSDGQLFVQIGANDALVAFHALRAIQKDAGSAARVRWQMNGFNRTPGATAHPMTARNLMGQIDGTGNPKPTDAAFEQQVFVPASGEPAWMAHGSYAVVRRIRMLLDDWEKLSQTAQEQVIGRRKADGAPLTGGGETSPMELDKTDARGEYVIPLTAHARITRPDKNGGAAMLRRPFSYHDGFDADGTPDAGLLFVCWQADPLRGFVPVQRKLDRGDALSRFIRHEASALFAVPGGAAKGEYVGQRLLEG; this is encoded by the coding sequence ATGACCGAACAGTCCATCCCGGCGGCCCGCACCCCCGAGGCCCCGGCGAACGCGGCCCGCGCCGAGGCGGGCGGCGTCTCCCGGCGCACCCTGCTCGGCACCGCGGGGGCCACCGGACTGGTGCTCGGCGCGGCGGGCGGCGCCATCGGCCGTGCCACCGCGCCCGCCCAGGCCACCCCGCTCACCTCCGTCGGCTCCGACCGGGCGATGTTTCACGGGAAACATCAGCCCGGCATCACCGAGGGGCTCCAGGCGTGCGGCCATCTCGTCGCCTTCGACCTGGTGGCGGGCGCGGGCCGCACGGAGGCGGCGGCCCTGCTGCGCCGCTGGTCGGCGACGGCCGAGCGGCTGATGGCGGGCGAGCCGGCGCCGCACGACGACACCGCCGTGGCACGCGACGCGGGCCCCTCCTCGCTGACCGTCACCTTCGGCTTCGGCCACGACTTCTTCTCCCGCACCGGCCTGGAGAAGCAGCGGCCCACCGCGCTCGACCCGCTGCCGGCCTTCTCCTCCGACCGCCTCGACAAGGCGCGCAGCGACGGCCAGCTGTTCGTGCAGATCGGCGCGAACGACGCCCTGGTCGCCTTCCACGCCCTGCGCGCGATCCAGAAGGACGCCGGTTCGGCCGCGCGGGTGCGCTGGCAGATGAACGGCTTCAACCGCACCCCGGGCGCCACCGCCCACCCGATGACGGCCCGCAACCTGATGGGCCAGATCGACGGCACCGGCAATCCGAAGCCGACGGACGCCGCCTTCGAGCAGCAGGTCTTCGTGCCCGCCTCGGGGGAGCCCGCGTGGATGGCGCACGGCTCCTACGCCGTCGTACGCCGGATCCGGATGCTGCTGGACGACTGGGAGAAGCTGTCGCAGACCGCCCAGGAGCAGGTCATCGGGCGCCGCAAGGCGGACGGGGCGCCGCTGACCGGGGGCGGGGAGACCAGCCCGATGGAGCTGGACAAGACCGACGCCCGGGGCGAGTACGTGATCCCGCTCACCGCGCACGCGCGGATCACCCGGCCGGACAAGAACGGCGGGGCGGCCATGCTGCGGCGCCCGTTCTCGTACCACGACGGCTTCGACGCGGACGGTACGCCGGACGCCGGTCTGCTCTTCGTCTGCTGGCAGGCCGATCCGCTGCGGGGCTTCGTGCCGGTGCAGCGCAAGCTCGACCGCGGCGACGCGCTGTCGCGGTTCATCCGGCACGAGGCGAGCGCGCTGTTCGCGGTGCCGGGCGGGGCCGCGAAGGGCGAGTACGTGGGGCAGCGGCTGCTGGAGGGCTGA
- a CDS encoding SCO family protein: protein MRKKTFAAAALLAAATLTLSACGSQDSDGRSPVAAVSQESGQSGPATVLDQPWDKPGLVLTDTHGKKYDLRKETQGHPTLLYFGYTHCPDICPTTMSNIAVAAQKSLTPAQRDDLRVVFVTTDPGRDTPAALGSWLKGIDPRFIGLTGDFKTVQAGARSVGISVEPTTKDKNGKLVSVHGTQVVAFSPKTNGGYVLIGEEATVDDYIKDLPKLVEGAKP from the coding sequence ATGCGCAAGAAGACGTTCGCCGCGGCCGCACTGCTCGCCGCCGCCACCCTGACCCTCTCCGCCTGCGGCAGCCAGGACTCCGACGGCCGGTCGCCGGTCGCCGCGGTCTCCCAGGAGTCCGGCCAGAGCGGCCCCGCCACCGTCCTCGACCAGCCCTGGGACAAGCCCGGCCTGGTGCTCACCGACACCCACGGCAAGAAGTACGACCTCCGCAAGGAGACCCAGGGCCACCCGACCCTGCTCTACTTCGGCTACACGCACTGCCCCGACATCTGCCCGACGACGATGAGCAACATCGCCGTCGCCGCCCAGAAGTCGCTGACCCCGGCCCAGCGCGACGACCTGCGGGTCGTCTTCGTCACCACCGACCCCGGCCGGGACACGCCGGCCGCGCTCGGCAGCTGGCTCAAGGGCATCGACCCCCGGTTCATCGGCCTGACCGGCGACTTCAAGACCGTCCAGGCGGGCGCCCGCTCCGTCGGCATCTCGGTGGAGCCGACGACGAAGGACAAGAACGGCAAGCTCGTCTCCGTGCACGGCACCCAGGTCGTCGCCTTCTCGCCGAAGACGAACGGCGGTTACGTGCTCATCGGCGAGGAAGCCACGGTCGACGACTACATCAAGGACCTGCCCAAGCTCGTCGAGGGGGCCAAGCCGTGA
- a CDS encoding aminopeptidase P family protein: protein MADELNPATPETESEEPIKQRKNGLYPGVSDELAENMQSGWADTELRDLQPIPQAAETARRRAALSARFPGERLVVPAGNLKTRSNDTEYSFRSSVEYAYLTGNQTEDGVLVMEPKGEGHEATVYLLPRSNRENGEFWLDGQGELWVGRRHSLAESEALYGIPAADVRELADTLREATGPVRVVRGHDAGIEAALTDKVTAERDEELRVFLSEMRLIKDEFEIGELQKAVDSTVRGFEDVVKVLDKAEATSERYIEGTFFLRARVEGNDVGYGSICAAGPHACTLHWVRNDGAVRSGDLLLLDAGVETHTLYTADVTRTLPINGTYSELQKKIYDAVYEAQEAGIAAVQPGAKYRDFHDAAQRVLAEKLVEWGLVEGPVERVLELGLQRRWTLHGTGHMLGMDVHDCAAARTETYVDGVLEPGMVLTVEPGLYFQADDLTVPEEYRGIGVRIEDDILVTETGNRNLSAGLPRRSDEVEAWMAALKG, encoded by the coding sequence GTGGCCGACGAGCTCAACCCGGCGACCCCGGAGACCGAGTCCGAAGAGCCCATCAAGCAGCGGAAGAACGGCCTGTACCCGGGCGTGTCCGACGAGCTTGCCGAGAACATGCAGTCCGGCTGGGCCGACACCGAACTGCGCGATCTCCAGCCGATCCCGCAGGCCGCCGAGACCGCCCGGCGCCGCGCCGCGCTCTCCGCGCGCTTCCCGGGCGAGCGCCTGGTCGTCCCCGCGGGCAACCTGAAGACCCGCTCGAACGACACCGAGTACTCCTTCCGCTCGTCGGTCGAGTACGCGTACCTCACCGGCAACCAGACCGAGGACGGCGTCCTGGTCATGGAGCCCAAGGGCGAGGGCCACGAGGCCACGGTCTACCTGCTGCCGCGCTCCAACCGCGAGAACGGCGAGTTCTGGCTCGACGGCCAGGGCGAGCTGTGGGTCGGCCGCCGCCACTCCCTGGCCGAGTCGGAGGCGCTGTACGGCATCCCGGCCGCCGATGTGCGCGAGCTGGCCGACACGCTGCGCGAGGCCACCGGCCCGGTGCGCGTCGTGCGCGGCCACGACGCCGGCATCGAGGCGGCGCTGACCGACAAGGTCACCGCCGAGCGCGACGAGGAACTGCGCGTCTTCCTCTCCGAGATGCGGCTGATCAAGGACGAGTTCGAGATCGGCGAGCTGCAGAAGGCCGTGGACTCCACGGTGCGCGGCTTCGAGGACGTGGTGAAGGTCCTCGACAAGGCCGAGGCCACCAGCGAGCGCTACATCGAGGGCACCTTCTTCCTGCGCGCCCGCGTCGAGGGCAACGACGTCGGCTACGGCTCCATCTGCGCCGCCGGCCCGCACGCCTGCACCCTGCACTGGGTCCGCAACGACGGCGCCGTCCGCTCCGGCGACCTGCTGCTGCTCGACGCCGGCGTGGAGACGCACACCCTCTACACCGCCGACGTCACGCGCACCCTGCCGATCAACGGCACGTACAGCGAGCTCCAGAAGAAGATCTACGACGCCGTGTACGAGGCCCAGGAGGCCGGCATCGCGGCGGTGCAGCCGGGCGCCAAGTACCGCGACTTCCACGACGCCGCGCAGCGGGTGCTGGCCGAGAAGCTGGTCGAGTGGGGCCTGGTCGAGGGCCCGGTCGAGCGCGTGCTGGAGCTGGGCCTGCAGCGCCGCTGGACCCTGCACGGCACCGGGCACATGCTCGGCATGGACGTCCACGACTGCGCCGCCGCGCGGACCGAGACGTACGTGGACGGCGTGCTGGAGCCGGGCATGGTGCTCACCGTCGAGCCGGGTCTGTACTTCCAGGCCGACGACCTCACCGTGCCGGAGGAGTACCGGGGGATCGGCGTCCGGATCGAGGACGACATCCTGGTGACGGAGACCGGCAACCGGAACCTCTCGGCCGGTCTGCCGCGGCGCTCCGACGAGGTCGAGGCGTGGATGGCCGCCCTGAAGGGCTGA
- a CDS encoding HAD family hydrolase — translation MSFPYGIVATDLDGTLLRSDGSVSQRTRDALAAATAAGAAHIVVTGRAVPWTRHVLDDLGYDGLAVCGQGAQVYDAGAHRLLTSVTLDRQLAGVALAKIEAEVGPLHLAASRDGLDGEVLVGPGYAVAGPLPAVPFTDASDLWAAPLNKIYIQHPTLGDDELAQAARQAAGGFVSVAMAGAGIVELLPLGLSKATGLSLAARRLGLRAADTIAFGDMPNDIPMFAWASRGVAMANAHEEVKAVADEVTTSNEEDGIAAVLETLLG, via the coding sequence GTGAGCTTCCCCTACGGGATCGTCGCCACCGACCTCGACGGGACGCTGCTGCGCTCCGACGGATCCGTCTCCCAGCGCACCCGTGACGCGCTCGCCGCGGCCACCGCGGCGGGCGCGGCCCACATCGTCGTCACCGGCCGGGCCGTCCCCTGGACCCGGCACGTCCTGGACGACCTCGGCTACGACGGCCTCGCCGTCTGCGGCCAGGGCGCTCAGGTCTACGACGCGGGCGCGCACCGCCTGCTGACCTCGGTCACCCTGGACCGGCAGCTGGCCGGGGTCGCCCTCGCCAAGATCGAGGCGGAGGTCGGCCCGCTGCATCTGGCGGCCAGCCGGGACGGGCTGGACGGCGAGGTGCTCGTGGGCCCGGGGTACGCGGTCGCGGGCCCGCTGCCCGCCGTACCCTTCACGGACGCGTCCGATCTCTGGGCCGCCCCGCTGAACAAGATCTACATACAGCATCCGACGCTCGGGGACGACGAGCTGGCCCAGGCCGCGCGCCAGGCGGCGGGCGGGTTCGTCAGCGTCGCCATGGCCGGCGCGGGGATCGTGGAACTCCTGCCGCTCGGCCTGTCCAAGGCCACGGGTCTCTCGCTGGCCGCGCGCCGTCTCGGCCTGCGGGCCGCGGACACGATCGCCTTCGGCGACATGCCGAACGACATCCCCATGTTCGCCTGGGCATCCCGGGGCGTGGCCATGGCCAACGCCCACGAGGAGGTCAAGGCGGTGGCCGACGAGGTGACGACCTCCAACGAGGAGGACGGCATCGCGGCGGTCCTGGAGACCCTGCTGGGATGA
- a CDS encoding ATP-binding protein has protein sequence MSIWWSLHLRREAASVPLARRLLLGSMETAGVDPEISYDLAVALGEACANAVEHGGAGGTPQGYRVTAYLDGERCRIEVADSGPGFAHTRGSLPARPDAEHGRGLCLIRELADHVHIGPEPGRRGTVVSFDKILKRCDDSPLPAV, from the coding sequence ATGAGCATCTGGTGGTCACTCCATCTGCGGCGGGAGGCGGCGAGCGTGCCGCTCGCACGGCGGCTGCTGCTCGGCAGCATGGAGACGGCCGGGGTGGACCCGGAGATCTCCTACGACCTGGCCGTCGCCCTCGGGGAGGCCTGCGCGAACGCCGTCGAGCACGGCGGGGCCGGCGGCACCCCGCAGGGGTACCGGGTGACCGCGTACCTCGACGGCGAGAGGTGCCGTATCGAGGTGGCCGACTCCGGGCCCGGCTTCGCGCACACCCGGGGATCGCTGCCCGCCCGCCCGGACGCCGAGCACGGCCGGGGCCTGTGCCTGATCCGGGAACTCGCCGACCACGTCCACATCGGCCCCGAGCCCGGCCGCCGCGGCACGGTGGTCAGCTTCGACAAGATCCTCAAGCGGTGCGACGACTCCCCGCTGCCGGCGGTGTAG